In Sporosarcina sp. PTS2304, a genomic segment contains:
- a CDS encoding ABC transporter ATP-binding protein, whose amino-acid sequence MRKTVLAFDNVSFHYQAAKSSAPTAILDQVSLRVQEGEFVSIIGPSGYGKSTLFRLVTGLDNPQSGQIFLNGEASANRLGKVGYMPQQDLLMPWRTILENVRLPLELQGKKQAHARIIQLLADFGLAGVEHTYPANLSGGMRQRVSFLRTVLTGSNVLLLDEPFSALDAITRLTMQEWLVDQWQKFDKTILFITHDIDEALFLSDRIFVLAEKPVTTIREIIVPLDRPRTMRDLAQLEMIELKERLVSELRSEARL is encoded by the coding sequence ATGAGAAAGACTGTACTCGCATTTGATAACGTTTCATTTCATTACCAAGCAGCTAAGTCTTCAGCTCCTACTGCCATTTTAGATCAAGTGAGTTTACGTGTGCAGGAAGGCGAATTTGTTAGTATCATCGGACCTAGTGGTTATGGAAAAAGTACACTCTTTCGACTCGTGACCGGCCTAGATAATCCACAGTCAGGACAGATTTTCCTGAATGGGGAAGCATCCGCCAACCGACTGGGTAAAGTAGGCTATATGCCACAACAGGATCTTTTAATGCCATGGCGAACGATACTAGAAAACGTAAGACTTCCACTTGAATTGCAAGGAAAGAAACAAGCGCATGCACGGATTATCCAATTACTTGCAGATTTTGGATTAGCAGGCGTGGAACACACTTATCCCGCAAATTTATCAGGTGGTATGCGACAACGTGTTTCTTTTTTACGTACGGTGCTGACAGGATCGAATGTATTACTGCTCGACGAACCTTTCAGTGCACTTGATGCAATTACACGCTTGACGATGCAAGAATGGCTTGTCGATCAATGGCAAAAATTTGATAAGACGATATTATTTATTACGCACGATATAGATGAAGCATTATTTTTGTCCGACCGTATTTTCGTCTTAGCTGAAAAACCTGTAACAACGATACGTGAAATCATCGTTCCGCTAGATCGACCACGGACGATGCGGGACTTGGCTCAACTTGAAATGATCGAGTTAAAAGAACGATTAGTTTCGGAGCTGCGTTCGGAGGCGCGTCTATGA
- a CDS encoding DUF4430 domain-containing protein — protein MKVARKWFSVVVSFLLILSFFNPVVHAISSEVEPSEDITVKLRIESYDRTILPATEVSFSPYNITHAVGKNSLDANSPLAIYAIVKALETNGHNVTNTDKFNFGNGAYITKIDGIETFEVNPPMDGWMYYVNDQYVDRGVGEYALSPNDEVTVFFTPDYSTTKYAWFDQKQVTTTANQTETVLLTASSYDFQADEVIEEVVSDATILVDDKPLLVDGQEVKTNAEGIATIIFSEPGTYHLSARKMDGDFSSITRPYSQVIVGEAEQPIESPSAEQMLEEVVQFYKEKDMILDSWQTLVGLYAAGEDLLNEQWKLPAWQKEEPANLKETHHGTEHIRYIFGLLAMNEDPASAWGSKRNLYAELAKQQNPTTGAFGGINKHMWALLAMDTGERLGADLGTWNEDAKQQALDYLISKQNEDGGYALSGTVSDPDLTGMALITLANYQGNSAVDTAIEKAKGLLRAQQLQLQTGGFKSAWSGDNANSLATAIWGLLAINEDVLTTDWQVKGNTVLDAIKGFQKEDGSFIWKSDYPTTNLMSTEQVLLALADMKAGNSVWNRIKMTKEPVKPTATVQIDGLSETIIPQTTVTFEPGSTILQIVEALLTENNVKFETDKLKKNFFSINDEQKGQLGGSDHWFISVNNESYTSYIDNELQNEDTIHLYYKRNATLLSATKLTVGDVNPTIEVTVTGDTFTEAASDKANWSIAQDELTVSEVDVQTNQKVRLTLTGTVPDKMIQISPTEQSIVSNQKRSAYNMPQKPVVIRSAEEMIADTLRFYEEERYKEETFGYDVPELGWMEVVALNAVSEKVKDGTVSLPTWVTTDPGLKVDESDTHHIRYIFGLLAAGKDPSNAWETKRNLYAELAAQQKEDGSFGGSNKHTWAMLALDTGEKRGQNVGTWDAQAKEKALEHLLKQEKDTGGFSLSTKASDPADADMTGMVLLTLANYQDESAVKAAIDRAKQVLREQQMATAGWGAWGSENSNSIATVLSGLIAVGEDVNAAEWQKDGVTPLTSLSKYQMDNGAFTYMLTPRKMINLKATEQSLIALHEIKTGQSIWQQFSAVEGTEPSEPVVEKAQLTSTIKTAEQRLETTQEGTTAGTYKKEDRDTLQQAISTAKTTETDEQAEQAKVNEAVELLKQAIKQYDQSIIVAIIPPTQPTTITFSVEARTMDAGDIISPKKIEIQSGDTAFTALKRELEKRSISLGYEGVGPTVYVKVINDLGEFDGGPQSGWMYSVNGEFPQFSAGIYTLKKDDVLRWQYTRNLGADLGDNWNPDPKPDPKPDPKPDPKPDPKPEPKPEPPVKAPEHIEATVEGGKLHIQVKDEKTGELQPAKVEKTEEIGGFVIVQIGEAGKAIDALQGIELPPGEPKVIVLDNDQPYSYFQSEGGVKPTKEWEIKFSAPLSQDANNDEKVIVRNGAGELVEATLVVGADGRSLKVVPTKGYTQGELYYITITGVTSASGKVIKEPIRKIFVVE, from the coding sequence ATGAAAGTAGCAAGAAAGTGGTTTTCCGTAGTAGTCAGCTTTTTATTGATTTTATCATTTTTTAATCCCGTTGTTCATGCGATAAGTTCGGAAGTAGAACCATCAGAGGACATTACGGTAAAGCTTCGAATAGAAAGCTATGATCGTACCATTTTACCAGCAACGGAAGTAAGTTTTTCACCTTATAATATTACACATGCTGTCGGAAAAAATAGCTTGGATGCAAACAGTCCACTCGCTATTTATGCAATTGTAAAGGCGTTGGAAACGAACGGCCATAACGTGACGAATACCGATAAATTCAACTTCGGAAATGGCGCGTATATTACGAAAATTGACGGCATCGAAACATTTGAAGTAAATCCGCCTATGGATGGCTGGATGTATTATGTAAATGATCAATACGTAGATAGAGGCGTAGGGGAATATGCATTATCGCCAAATGATGAAGTGACAGTATTTTTTACACCGGATTACTCTACAACAAAATATGCTTGGTTTGATCAGAAACAAGTCACTACGACTGCAAATCAAACAGAAACCGTACTATTAACGGCATCTTCCTATGATTTTCAAGCAGATGAGGTAATAGAAGAAGTCGTTTCAGATGCTACAATCCTTGTGGACGATAAACCGCTTCTAGTAGACGGTCAAGAAGTGAAAACGAACGCAGAAGGAATTGCTACTATTATATTCTCAGAACCTGGCACCTATCATCTGTCAGCTCGAAAGATGGATGGAGACTTCAGCTCGATTACTCGTCCGTATAGTCAAGTGATCGTAGGTGAGGCAGAACAACCAATCGAGAGTCCTTCAGCAGAACAAATGCTGGAAGAAGTCGTGCAGTTCTATAAAGAAAAAGATATGATACTCGATTCATGGCAAACACTAGTCGGACTATATGCAGCAGGAGAAGACTTACTTAATGAACAATGGAAGTTACCCGCTTGGCAGAAAGAAGAACCGGCTAATCTGAAAGAAACTCATCATGGAACCGAACATATCCGCTATATTTTCGGACTGCTTGCGATGAATGAAGACCCTGCGAGCGCATGGGGTTCAAAACGTAATCTGTATGCAGAATTAGCGAAACAGCAAAACCCAACAACAGGCGCATTTGGTGGCATCAACAAACATATGTGGGCATTGCTTGCGATGGACACCGGTGAACGATTGGGCGCAGATTTGGGCACGTGGAATGAAGATGCGAAACAACAAGCGCTAGACTATTTAATTAGTAAACAAAACGAAGATGGCGGCTATGCATTAAGTGGAACAGTGTCTGACCCTGATTTGACGGGCATGGCATTAATCACACTAGCCAATTATCAAGGCAATAGTGCTGTCGATACGGCAATCGAAAAAGCAAAAGGCTTATTAAGAGCGCAGCAATTGCAACTTCAAACCGGCGGCTTCAAATCGGCATGGAGTGGGGATAATGCCAATTCCTTAGCTACAGCTATTTGGGGTCTGCTTGCCATAAATGAAGACGTGCTAACAACTGATTGGCAAGTAAAAGGAAATACTGTACTAGACGCAATAAAAGGATTCCAAAAAGAAGACGGTTCATTTATATGGAAAAGCGATTACCCTACAACGAACCTTATGTCAACAGAACAAGTATTGCTTGCTTTAGCGGATATGAAAGCTGGGAACTCGGTGTGGAATCGTATTAAGATGACGAAAGAACCCGTAAAACCTACTGCAACCGTTCAGATTGATGGTTTGAGTGAGACGATCATTCCACAAACAACAGTTACGTTTGAACCGGGTAGTACGATCTTGCAAATAGTAGAGGCATTACTAACAGAAAATAATGTGAAGTTTGAAACCGATAAGTTGAAAAAGAACTTTTTCTCTATCAATGATGAACAAAAAGGACAGTTAGGCGGCAGTGACCATTGGTTTATTAGCGTCAATAACGAGTCCTATACTTCTTATATAGATAATGAATTGCAAAACGAAGATACTATTCATCTCTATTATAAACGTAATGCAACATTGCTTTCTGCCACAAAATTAACTGTCGGAGATGTCAATCCAACGATTGAAGTAACTGTCACAGGGGATACGTTTACAGAAGCAGCTTCAGATAAAGCGAACTGGAGTATCGCACAAGATGAGTTGACAGTAAGTGAAGTAGACGTACAAACGAATCAAAAAGTGCGCTTGACGCTTACTGGAACAGTACCAGACAAAATGATTCAAATTAGTCCTACAGAACAATCGATTGTATCCAATCAAAAGAGATCTGCATATAATATGCCTCAGAAACCGGTCGTTATTCGGTCGGCAGAAGAAATGATTGCGGATACATTGCGTTTCTATGAAGAGGAACGATACAAAGAAGAAACATTTGGCTATGATGTACCAGAGCTCGGCTGGATGGAAGTCGTGGCACTTAACGCGGTCAGTGAAAAAGTGAAGGATGGAACTGTGTCGCTCCCGACTTGGGTGACGACTGATCCTGGTTTGAAAGTGGATGAAAGTGACACTCATCACATTCGCTACATTTTCGGTTTGTTAGCGGCTGGAAAAGACCCTTCTAATGCGTGGGAAACGAAGCGCAATCTGTACGCGGAACTAGCGGCACAGCAAAAAGAGGACGGGTCATTCGGTGGCAGCAATAAACATACGTGGGCAATGCTTGCGCTAGATACCGGAGAAAAACGTGGCCAAAATGTCGGGACATGGGATGCGCAAGCGAAAGAGAAAGCACTGGAGCATTTATTGAAGCAAGAAAAAGATACTGGTGGATTTTCATTGTCAACTAAAGCCTCTGATCCAGCAGACGCGGACATGACAGGTATGGTTTTATTAACGCTTGCGAATTACCAAGATGAAAGTGCGGTGAAAGCAGCAATTGACCGCGCGAAGCAAGTGTTACGCGAACAACAAATGGCTACCGCTGGATGGGGAGCATGGGGAAGTGAAAACTCTAATAGTATCGCAACTGTCCTCTCTGGATTAATCGCAGTTGGGGAAGATGTCAACGCTGCCGAGTGGCAAAAGGATGGAGTCACTCCTCTCACTTCACTAAGTAAGTATCAAATGGACAACGGCGCGTTCACTTATATGTTAACCCCACGAAAAATGATAAATCTAAAAGCAACGGAACAATCATTGATTGCTTTACACGAAATCAAAACAGGCCAATCCATTTGGCAACAATTTTCAGCAGTCGAAGGTACGGAGCCAAGTGAACCAGTAGTAGAGAAGGCACAGCTAACTTCCACAATCAAAACAGCAGAACAAAGACTTGAGACAACGCAAGAAGGAACGACTGCTGGAACTTATAAGAAAGAGGATCGTGATACATTACAACAAGCGATTTCAACAGCCAAAACAACTGAAACAGACGAACAAGCAGAACAAGCAAAAGTCAATGAAGCGGTAGAGTTATTGAAACAAGCGATTAAGCAGTACGATCAATCAATAATTGTAGCTATTATACCACCCACTCAACCTACTACCATCACATTTTCTGTAGAAGCACGAACGATGGATGCAGGGGACATTATTAGTCCGAAAAAAATAGAGATTCAATCAGGAGATACAGCATTTACCGCATTAAAGCGGGAATTAGAAAAACGTTCTATCTCATTAGGTTATGAAGGAGTAGGGCCGACCGTATATGTCAAAGTCATAAATGATTTAGGCGAATTCGATGGCGGTCCACAAAGTGGCTGGATGTATTCAGTAAATGGTGAATTTCCGCAGTTTAGTGCTGGTATCTATACGCTAAAGAAAGATGATGTTTTACGATGGCAGTATACAAGAAACTTGGGAGCAGATTTGGGGGATAACTGGAACCCGGATCCAAAACCAGACCCTAAACCAGATCCAAAGCCAGATCCAAAACCAGATCCAAAACCGGAGCCTAAGCCTGAACCGCCGGTAAAAGCACCTGAACATATAGAAGCTACTGTTGAAGGCGGAAAACTTCATATTCAAGTGAAAGATGAGAAAACAGGCGAACTTCAACCAGCAAAAGTTGAGAAAACAGAAGAAATAGGCGGATTTGTCATTGTACAAATCGGTGAAGCTGGAAAAGCAATTGACGCTTTACAAGGAATTGAATTGCCTCCAGGAGAACCGAAAGTAATAGTATTAGACAATGATCAGCCATACTCGTACTTCCAATCTGAAGGTGGAGTGAAACCTACAAAAGAATGGGAGATTAAATTTTCAGCACCTTTATCGCAAGATGCAAACAATGACGAAAAAGTAATTGTCCGAAATGGAGCGGGTGAGCTTGTCGAAGCTACATTGGTAGTTGGAGCAGATGGCAGGTCACTAAAAGTCGTACCAACTAAAGGATATACACAAGGTGAATTGTACTATATTACGATTACTGGCGTTACTTCAGCGAGTGGTAAAGTAATAAAAGAACCTATACGTAAAATCTTCGTTGTAGAATAA
- a CDS encoding ABC transporter permease has protein sequence MKKLLSYTWSIAFVMILLVIWEIGARLYDKSFLFPSPSAILLKLWELKAELFIHHLPPTALTILIGLTISVVIGSALAISMYMKKPIEQAFYPILIASQTIPIIALAPIFVLWLGYSIWSKVAVTVLITFFPITVSVFDGLRSSDRNLRELMLTMGASTKDIFLKLDIPSALPSFFSGLKVAVTLSVIGAAIGEWLGAQAGLGYFSRRMMTQFDSAAVFAPIVLLSAVGIICFLIVVLLEKICLHWRKHQ, from the coding sequence ATGAAGAAATTACTTTCCTACACATGGTCAATCGCATTTGTCATGATTTTACTAGTTATTTGGGAAATAGGTGCACGTCTGTATGACAAAAGTTTTCTCTTTCCCTCTCCATCGGCGATTCTTTTAAAGCTATGGGAACTTAAAGCAGAGCTGTTTATCCATCACTTACCGCCCACAGCTTTAACTATTTTGATCGGACTCACTATTTCTGTCGTGATCGGCTCTGCGTTGGCCATTTCGATGTATATGAAGAAACCGATTGAGCAGGCGTTTTATCCAATTTTGATCGCATCGCAGACGATCCCTATTATCGCACTTGCACCCATTTTCGTACTTTGGCTCGGTTATAGTATTTGGAGTAAAGTAGCGGTCACTGTGCTCATTACATTTTTCCCGATTACAGTTAGCGTTTTCGATGGTTTGCGCTCTTCTGATCGTAATCTGCGAGAGCTAATGCTGACAATGGGAGCATCAACAAAAGATATTTTTCTTAAATTAGATATCCCTTCTGCTCTTCCGTCTTTCTTTTCAGGACTAAAAGTAGCAGTTACATTAAGCGTCATCGGTGCCGCCATTGGAGAATGGCTTGGCGCACAAGCAGGGCTTGGCTATTTTAGCCGTAGAATGATGACACAATTTGATAGTGCAGCAGTATTCGCCCCGATAGTTTTACTTTCTGCAGTGGGCATTATCTGCTTCCTGATTGTCGTTTTATTAGAAAAAATATGTTTACATTGGAGGAAGCATCAATGA
- a CDS encoding ABC transporter substrate-binding protein, which produces MKKRFLFGIVFLLLALAGCSTSDDSKTTEETPKEEKKKVSIMLDWYPNAVHSYLYVAQEKGYFDEENVEVVIQFPANPTDPMNLTAAGKVTLGFYYQPDVILAQANEQVPVKAIASIVREPLNYTVMLEDSPIQSPKELEDKIVGYPGIPLNESLIKTMVTHDGGDYDKVKMIDVGFDLEASVVSERVDAVTGTFINHEVPVMESKGYKARYFNPVEYGVPNYSEIVLVTSDDTWKKDQEAIQSFWRAAEKGYHFMKENPEEALEILLSNQDQANFPLDQAIETESLNVLLPKMDSDNAEFGDLDPTSWEEVRDWLKEMELITTTPDVDEMIIDMKS; this is translated from the coding sequence ATGAAAAAGCGCTTTTTATTCGGTATTGTCTTTCTACTACTAGCACTTGCAGGCTGCAGTACTAGTGACGACTCAAAGACTACTGAAGAAACACCGAAAGAAGAGAAGAAAAAGGTCAGCATTATGCTCGATTGGTATCCAAATGCAGTACATAGTTATTTGTACGTTGCACAGGAAAAAGGATATTTCGATGAGGAAAACGTAGAAGTAGTCATTCAATTCCCAGCTAACCCGACCGACCCGATGAATTTGACGGCAGCTGGTAAAGTTACACTCGGATTTTATTATCAGCCAGACGTAATTTTGGCACAGGCGAATGAGCAAGTTCCTGTTAAAGCGATCGCGTCCATCGTCCGTGAACCACTTAATTACACGGTGATGTTAGAAGATAGTCCGATCCAGTCGCCGAAAGAATTGGAAGATAAAATTGTCGGCTATCCAGGTATTCCATTGAATGAATCTTTGATCAAAACGATGGTGACACATGATGGCGGTGACTACGATAAAGTGAAAATGATTGACGTTGGTTTCGACTTAGAGGCGTCCGTAGTATCTGAACGAGTGGATGCTGTAACGGGAACATTCATCAATCATGAAGTTCCTGTAATGGAAAGTAAAGGATACAAAGCGCGTTATTTTAACCCTGTAGAATATGGTGTGCCAAACTATAGTGAAATTGTTTTGGTAACGAGTGATGATACGTGGAAAAAAGATCAAGAAGCGATTCAATCGTTTTGGAGAGCAGCTGAAAAGGGCTATCATTTCATGAAGGAAAATCCAGAAGAAGCACTTGAGATTTTACTGAGTAATCAGGACCAAGCAAATTTCCCGCTCGATCAAGCTATCGAGACAGAAAGCTTGAATGTGTTGTTGCCTAAAATGGATTCGGACAATGCGGAATTTGGAGATCTTGATCCGACTTCGTGGGAAGAAGTTCGTGACTGGCTAAAGGAAATGGAGCTTATTACAACTACTCCAGATGTTGATGAGATGATTATTGATATGAAGTCTTAA
- a CDS encoding S8 family serine peptidase, which translates to MKFINRPIIAFVFILLTVCGFSSIEVRAQSGAATTEWLIEYGDVQHSLAEEPSVEGVETIEQIAPKVELWSFAEDADIEQITQQLREDSTVLSVEPNYERHLHAESDPFVEKQWWIPHLQPETLWSSVKRQKKAIVVAVIDSGISSTHEDLQGRIQSGGYNFYGNNTNVEDMNGHGTGVAGVIAATYGNGKGITGVAGPYHIKVLPLKVSHITGTSYVSDSIKAIDYAIEKKVDVINMSLGSAERSTTENAAVQRAIRAGIVVVASAGNEALKGNPISYPASYENVISVGAIDIENRRSSFSNYNSSVSLVAPGTGIYTTGVANSYKSVNGTSFSSPIVAGAAAMIKSLQPDATPKQIKNILEDTAVDLGEPGKDPHFGAGLLNLERVYAALAVPEVKVQTVELDKASVTLDMNVRTSYSNEEKTIEAKRVHAQAAMVYEEELLPEFAMDHMFMQVGQSKQWATGIESNASIMSSNRQVATVDEYGIVHATGWGSATIRYESKYTVKELRVKVGWDTDRPMTALFENVLPIDAVDRSVTWTSSNPEVAEVDKYGIITGKKTGGTIITVRTNDGGLTADAKVTVVGGQTQVEFVGDFPAMTVNQHKVFTIHFNQKIQVGRDYSKDIFLSRSPDGSEQVNTFLVFSNPNSSNQLLIMPETEWKEGTYYLTITKNLQNDRFVSLKKDVRMKFDVVIEDEPVAQKYVFESNYDFDWEYIKRDYREFQLNGVKNGKIVAGYTTNVNNNFRFAGNIGDTRNEIIRKYGQPLTYIMKDRTKYNISGQDLKPTYMIDGKYVTFLIDQHNQNRVRSILWIDQATEERAKYWYKTPNERYKQHSEQLMHELVNQARHAAGLPILNENKLLTTAARMHSEDMARNNYFSHTNLRGESASQRVENIGLRPNATGENIAQGYLNSILAHEGLMNSLGHRNNILSPEYSQLGIGIAFNSESKPYITQKFYIYK; encoded by the coding sequence ATGAAATTTATAAACCGTCCGATCATTGCATTCGTATTCATATTGCTAACTGTATGCGGTTTTTCGTCTATAGAGGTTCGTGCACAAAGTGGCGCTGCAACTACAGAGTGGTTAATTGAGTATGGAGATGTTCAGCATTCATTAGCTGAAGAACCTTCAGTGGAAGGAGTAGAAACAATAGAACAAATAGCGCCCAAAGTAGAACTGTGGAGTTTTGCAGAAGATGCGGATATAGAACAGATTACGCAACAATTACGTGAAGATTCTACTGTTCTATCGGTTGAACCGAATTATGAACGTCACTTACATGCAGAGTCAGATCCATTCGTAGAAAAGCAGTGGTGGATTCCGCATCTTCAACCCGAAACTCTTTGGTCAAGCGTGAAGCGACAAAAGAAAGCGATTGTTGTAGCTGTAATCGATTCAGGGATTTCGAGTACACACGAAGATCTTCAGGGGCGTATTCAATCAGGCGGCTATAATTTTTACGGCAATAATACAAATGTAGAAGATATGAATGGCCATGGAACAGGAGTAGCCGGTGTGATTGCTGCGACGTATGGAAATGGAAAAGGAATTACAGGCGTCGCAGGTCCTTATCATATAAAAGTTCTTCCTTTAAAAGTCTCTCATATTACAGGAACGAGTTATGTATCAGATAGTATTAAAGCGATTGATTATGCGATAGAGAAAAAAGTAGACGTCATTAATATGAGTCTAGGCAGTGCGGAGCGTTCGACTACAGAAAATGCGGCAGTTCAACGTGCAATTCGAGCAGGTATAGTCGTTGTTGCCTCAGCTGGTAATGAAGCGTTAAAAGGCAATCCTATTAGCTATCCAGCATCGTATGAAAACGTCATTTCAGTTGGTGCGATTGACATTGAAAATAGACGTTCATCGTTTTCAAATTACAATTCATCCGTTAGTTTAGTTGCACCCGGGACCGGTATTTATACGACAGGGGTAGCCAATAGTTATAAATCAGTCAATGGAACATCTTTTTCATCGCCTATTGTTGCAGGGGCAGCTGCAATGATTAAATCATTACAACCAGACGCTACACCAAAACAGATTAAGAACATACTAGAAGATACGGCGGTTGATCTCGGAGAACCAGGCAAAGATCCGCACTTCGGAGCAGGATTACTAAACCTTGAAAGAGTATATGCAGCACTGGCAGTCCCAGAAGTTAAGGTGCAGACCGTGGAGTTGGATAAAGCTTCTGTCACATTAGATATGAATGTAAGAACAAGCTATTCAAATGAAGAAAAGACTATAGAAGCCAAGCGAGTGCATGCACAAGCAGCAATGGTTTATGAAGAAGAATTGCTACCGGAGTTTGCGATGGATCACATGTTTATGCAAGTGGGCCAAAGCAAACAATGGGCGACTGGAATTGAATCAAACGCAAGTATTATGTCATCTAATAGACAAGTAGCAACGGTAGATGAATATGGAATAGTACACGCGACTGGTTGGGGGTCGGCTACTATTCGTTATGAAAGCAAATACACAGTGAAAGAACTTCGTGTGAAAGTTGGTTGGGATACCGATCGGCCTATGACGGCATTATTCGAAAACGTGTTACCAATTGATGCTGTAGACCGTTCAGTTACATGGACTTCGTCAAATCCAGAAGTTGCTGAAGTTGATAAGTACGGAATCATTACGGGGAAAAAAACAGGGGGTACCATCATTACAGTACGAACAAATGATGGTGGCTTGACAGCGGATGCGAAAGTTACAGTCGTTGGCGGTCAAACACAAGTAGAATTTGTAGGCGACTTTCCAGCAATGACTGTAAATCAACACAAAGTCTTTACTATTCATTTTAATCAGAAAATACAAGTAGGAAGAGACTATAGTAAAGATATTTTTCTATCGCGTTCGCCGGATGGTTCAGAACAAGTGAATACTTTCCTTGTATTTTCAAATCCTAACTCTTCCAATCAATTACTGATCATGCCCGAAACAGAGTGGAAAGAAGGGACGTACTATTTGACCATTACAAAAAATCTGCAAAATGACCGTTTCGTTTCATTAAAGAAAGATGTGCGGATGAAGTTTGATGTTGTGATAGAAGACGAACCTGTAGCTCAAAAATATGTGTTTGAAAGTAATTATGATTTTGATTGGGAGTATATAAAAAGAGATTATCGTGAATTTCAATTGAACGGAGTAAAAAATGGAAAGATAGTAGCAGGATATACGACGAATGTAAACAATAATTTCAGATTTGCTGGAAATATTGGAGATACACGCAATGAAATTATCCGAAAGTATGGTCAGCCGTTAACGTACATTATGAAAGATCGCACGAAATACAATATTAGCGGACAAGATTTGAAACCTACGTATATGATCGATGGAAAGTATGTAACGTTCTTGATCGATCAACATAATCAGAACAGAGTGCGTTCTATTTTATGGATAGATCAAGCGACTGAAGAGCGCGCAAAGTATTGGTATAAAACACCGAATGAGCGCTATAAACAACACTCTGAACAACTCATGCACGAATTGGTCAATCAAGCGAGACATGCGGCAGGCCTACCGATCTTGAATGAGAATAAACTACTGACGACTGCTGCTAGGATGCATAGTGAAGACATGGCGCGTAATAATTACTTTAGTCACACGAATCTGCGTGGAGAAAGTGCATCGCAGCGTGTAGAAAACATAGGACTGCGCCCGAATGCTACGGGTGAAAATATTGCGCAAGGCTATTTGAATAGTATTTTAGCGCACGAAGGATTAATGAATTCATTAGGCCATCGCAATAATATACTTAGTCCAGAGTATTCTCAGCTCGGGATTGGTATAGCATTCAATAGCGAGTCGAAGCCGTATATTACACAAAAATTTTATATTTATAAATAA